One window of the Rhodococcus sovatensis genome contains the following:
- a CDS encoding ABC transporter permease: protein MTGLVGLIRLYLRRDRIVLPMWILSIGLIPLLYAVSFRGLYPTAADREMFYQATANAPAQLAMVGPIFGDDLGALVTWRAGVLLTLAPLAALLTVVRHTRAEEDAGRTELMGSTVVGRHAALAAAIVVAAGGVCAAALVASVSLLITGFAPAGSIAFGLGIVAVGVVFAGIGAVAVQIGSGARVARGYALTVLAAAFVLRAVGDAGSGTLSWLSPIGWSAQLRPFADERWWVLALPAASAAATIASAFVLAGRRDLGSGLVAERAGSARASAALSGVFGLAWRQQRGLLFAWMLGLGLIGLVLGSAADSVGGQLGSSAAISDALGAFGGSSLVESFLAAAISLLGIAVAAYSISAILRAHTDEESSIAEMILAGSVGRGRWLTSHLVFALGGPVVMLTLVGLAAGIPYGLAIGDVGSAVPTVLGTALGQLPAVWVLTAASALLFGFAPQFSNSAWALLIGCVLLGQVGAVVGLPQFWLDLSPFTHLPRLPGGTVAATPILWLCVLAASGCLAGWWALHRRDIR from the coding sequence ATGACCGGACTTGTCGGCCTGATCAGGCTGTACCTCCGGCGGGACCGGATCGTTCTGCCGATGTGGATCCTGTCGATCGGACTGATTCCGCTGCTCTACGCGGTCAGCTTTCGGGGCCTGTATCCGACGGCTGCAGATCGTGAAATGTTCTACCAGGCAACGGCGAATGCTCCTGCCCAGCTCGCCATGGTCGGACCGATCTTCGGCGACGATCTCGGTGCGCTCGTCACCTGGCGAGCTGGAGTTCTGCTGACGCTCGCCCCTCTCGCCGCACTCCTGACGGTCGTCCGACACACGCGTGCCGAAGAAGATGCCGGGCGGACCGAGCTGATGGGGTCGACCGTCGTCGGGAGGCACGCCGCCCTCGCGGCAGCCATCGTCGTTGCCGCCGGGGGAGTGTGCGCCGCCGCGCTCGTCGCATCCGTGTCGCTGCTTATCACCGGGTTTGCTCCGGCGGGGAGTATCGCGTTCGGGCTGGGGATCGTCGCGGTCGGCGTGGTATTCGCAGGTATCGGAGCTGTCGCCGTACAGATCGGTTCTGGGGCGCGCGTCGCCCGCGGATACGCGCTGACGGTTTTGGCCGCGGCGTTCGTACTCCGAGCCGTCGGAGACGCGGGTTCAGGGACACTGTCGTGGCTGTCGCCTATCGGATGGTCGGCGCAGCTGAGGCCGTTCGCCGACGAGCGATGGTGGGTTCTCGCACTGCCTGCAGCAAGCGCGGCAGCGACAATCGCGTCGGCGTTCGTGCTCGCCGGCCGCCGCGATCTCGGCTCGGGTCTGGTGGCCGAGCGGGCAGGTTCGGCGCGTGCGTCGGCGGCGTTGAGCGGCGTGTTCGGTCTGGCGTGGCGGCAACAGCGCGGGCTCCTTTTTGCCTGGATGCTCGGGCTGGGGCTCATCGGTCTCGTCCTGGGCAGCGCCGCGGACAGCGTCGGCGGGCAACTGGGGAGCAGCGCAGCGATCAGCGACGCGCTGGGCGCATTCGGCGGGTCTTCGCTCGTCGAATCGTTCCTCGCAGCAGCGATCAGCCTTCTGGGCATCGCTGTCGCCGCGTACTCCATCTCGGCGATTCTGCGTGCTCACACCGACGAGGAATCCTCGATCGCCGAGATGATCCTGGCGGGAAGCGTCGGACGGGGCAGGTGGCTGACCAGCCATCTCGTCTTCGCGTTGGGAGGTCCGGTCGTCATGTTGACCCTTGTGGGTCTGGCTGCTGGGATCCCGTACGGCCTTGCCATCGGCGACGTCGGTTCGGCTGTGCCGACAGTGCTCGGCACCGCGCTCGGTCAGCTACCGGCGGTGTGGGTTCTGACGGCGGCAAGTGCGCTGTTGTTCGGGTTCGCGCCGCAGTTCTCGAACTCCGCGTGGGCGTTGTTGATCGGCTGTGTGTTGCTGGGCCAGGTCGGTGCGGTGGTCGGACTGCCGCAGTTCTGGCTCGACCTGTCACCGTTCACCCACCTGCCCCGCCTGCCGGGCGGAACCGTCGCCGCGACGCCGATCCTGTGGCTCTGCGTCCTTGCTGCGTCAGGATGCCTCGCCGGATGGTGGGCGTTGCACCGGCGAGACATCCGTTGA
- a CDS encoding DUF4190 domain-containing protein, giving the protein MSEQPPPGNYPPPGNNPPPGGYPPPGSYPPPGGNYPPGGYQQPGQYPPAAPKNTLGIIALVLAILGILTSWTIVGGVVLGLLAVVLGFMGRSKFKKGTATNGSVSLISIILGVIAILLSIALVVFGVGLFNSIGGKDYLDCINDAGNSQSARDDCNSEFQRNVEDRYGVTIEPTP; this is encoded by the coding sequence ATGTCAGAACAGCCACCACCGGGGAACTATCCACCGCCCGGCAACAATCCACCGCCCGGCGGCTACCCGCCGCCTGGTAGCTACCCACCTCCCGGCGGCAACTACCCGCCTGGTGGATACCAGCAGCCCGGCCAATACCCACCCGCTGCGCCCAAGAACACGCTGGGCATCATTGCGCTCGTCCTGGCCATCCTGGGAATTCTGACGTCGTGGACGATCGTCGGCGGCGTCGTACTGGGACTGCTCGCAGTCGTCCTCGGGTTCATGGGCCGATCCAAGTTCAAGAAGGGCACCGCCACGAACGGCTCGGTGTCGTTGATCTCGATCATCCTGGGCGTGATCGCGATCCTGCTGTCGATCGCCCTCGTCGTCTTCGGCGTCGGATTGTTCAACAGTATCGGCGGCAAGGATTACCTCGATTGCATCAACGATGCCGGCAACAGCCAGTCCGCGAGGGACGACTGCAACAGCGAGTTCCAGCGGAACGTGGAGGATCGCTACGGGGTGACCATCGAGCCCACACCGTAA
- a CDS encoding pirin family protein, translating to MSAPLSIPHIDIHRAGDRLKTRVAWLDSKHSFSFGQHYDPDNTHHGLLLVNNDDIVSPGQGFDTHPHRDMEIVTWVTTGSLVHQDSIGHSGVIYPGLAQRMSAGKGIMHSEKNDSWRLTGDTHQEPVRFVQMWVVPDTPGLEPGYEQHEVADELLRGGLVPIASGMKKHDGESAIRINQKAAALHVARLHPERPISLPEALFLHVFVAQGTVQVEGVGELYEGDAVRMSSSGGQRVQSFEHAEILVWEMHARLGQ from the coding sequence ATGTCCGCTCCACTATCCATCCCGCACATCGATATCCATCGTGCCGGCGATCGCCTGAAAACCCGTGTGGCATGGTTGGACTCGAAACATTCGTTCTCGTTCGGCCAGCACTACGACCCGGACAACACCCACCACGGACTCCTTCTCGTCAACAACGACGACATCGTCTCTCCCGGTCAGGGTTTCGACACGCACCCGCACCGGGACATGGAAATCGTCACGTGGGTGACGACGGGGTCTCTCGTCCATCAGGATTCGATCGGCCACTCCGGAGTCATCTATCCGGGACTTGCGCAGCGGATGAGCGCAGGCAAAGGAATCATGCACTCGGAGAAGAACGACTCGTGGCGGCTCACCGGCGACACTCACCAGGAACCGGTCAGATTCGTACAGATGTGGGTCGTTCCGGACACGCCCGGTCTCGAACCGGGTTACGAGCAACACGAGGTCGCCGACGAATTGCTGCGCGGTGGACTGGTTCCGATCGCATCGGGCATGAAGAAGCACGACGGCGAGTCCGCTATTCGAATCAACCAGAAGGCAGCGGCCCTTCATGTGGCTCGGTTGCATCCCGAGCGCCCGATCTCACTGCCGGAAGCACTCTTCCTTCATGTTTTCGTCGCCCAGGGAACCGTACAGGTCGAAGGCGTCGGGGAATTGTACGAGGGGGATGCCGTGCGAATGAGTTCGTCTGGTGGACAGCGTGTTCAGTCGTTCGAACACGCCGAGATCCTGGTGTGGGAAATGCATGCACGTCTAGGGCAGTGA
- a CDS encoding maltokinase N-terminal cap-like domain-containing protein codes for MTDSMRVTTVDLETALLAWMPQQRWFAAKGSVMVSLDVVERVPLGSRPGVSAEHVLVDIGLGAHVDDGGQVQRYQVPLGFRRTASDEVAAWQLPMPSSDIAVYDGLRDPAIIAMYGDALAAAESIGPIDFRSVAADSVNSGMLGRVLGAEQSNTSVVLGEVLLLKFFRRVAPGVNPDIELHRALADTGCRNVAPLHAWIEMQSDGELSMLGMAHDFVADSAEGWTTALTSVRDLLASGLAQPDADFAPEAYLLGEAVAHVHADLAQQLGTSERPAKSSVDEILERVEAAAEAVPGLAAHLPAARELIARAEAAGTTTVQRIHGDLHLGQVLRTPSTWLLIDFEGEPAKSLEERRRPDSALRDVAGMLRSFDYAAHNLLLGESGVTDEVAALATEWVERNSSAFCDGYASVTGSDPRSETALLGAYELDKAVYEAVYEARNRPTWLDIPMRAIRRLAPAPE; via the coding sequence ATGACCGATTCGATGCGCGTCACCACAGTGGATCTCGAGACGGCGCTGCTGGCGTGGATGCCGCAGCAGAGATGGTTTGCGGCCAAGGGGTCGGTGATGGTGTCGTTGGACGTGGTCGAACGGGTGCCACTCGGATCCCGTCCAGGGGTGAGTGCCGAACACGTTCTCGTCGACATAGGACTCGGCGCACATGTCGACGACGGCGGGCAGGTCCAGCGCTATCAGGTTCCGCTCGGGTTCCGGCGCACGGCATCCGACGAGGTGGCGGCCTGGCAGCTTCCGATGCCCTCGTCCGACATCGCGGTCTACGACGGACTGAGAGATCCAGCGATCATTGCGATGTACGGCGATGCGCTCGCTGCCGCCGAGTCGATCGGTCCCATCGACTTCCGGAGCGTCGCCGCAGACTCGGTGAATTCCGGGATGCTCGGGCGAGTGCTGGGCGCAGAACAATCCAACACTTCGGTCGTGCTCGGTGAAGTACTGCTGCTCAAGTTCTTTCGCCGCGTGGCTCCCGGCGTCAATCCCGACATCGAATTGCACAGGGCCCTCGCGGACACCGGGTGCCGCAACGTGGCTCCGCTGCACGCCTGGATCGAGATGCAGTCCGACGGCGAGTTGTCGATGCTGGGTATGGCGCATGATTTCGTCGCGGATTCTGCCGAGGGGTGGACGACGGCCCTCACCTCGGTGCGGGACCTGCTTGCGAGCGGTCTCGCGCAACCCGACGCCGATTTCGCGCCGGAGGCATATTTGCTCGGCGAGGCGGTGGCGCATGTCCACGCCGACCTCGCGCAGCAGCTCGGTACATCGGAGCGGCCGGCGAAGTCCTCGGTGGACGAGATACTGGAACGAGTGGAAGCGGCGGCCGAGGCGGTTCCCGGACTCGCCGCGCACCTCCCCGCTGCGCGCGAACTGATCGCCCGAGCCGAGGCCGCAGGCACCACCACGGTTCAGCGGATTCACGGCGATCTCCACCTCGGTCAGGTGCTCCGAACTCCGTCGACGTGGTTGCTCATCGACTTCGAGGGTGAGCCGGCCAAGTCGCTCGAGGAACGGCGCCGGCCGGACAGTGCGCTGCGGGACGTCGCCGGAATGCTCCGATCCTTCGATTACGCCGCGCACAACCTTCTTCTCGGCGAATCCGGCGTCACCGACGAGGTAGCCGCTCTCGCCACCGAGTGGGTGGAACGGAACTCGTCGGCGTTCTGCGACGGTTACGCCTCGGTGACGGGTTCGGATCCGCGATCCGAAACCGCCCTCCTCGGCGCATACGAGCTGGACAAAGCTGTGTACGAGGCTGTCTACGAGGCCCGCAACCGGCCGACGTGGTTGGACATCCCGATGCGGGCGATCAGACGGCTGGCCCCAGCACCCGAGTAG
- a CDS encoding pirin family protein — protein sequence MPAVTVDNILALPRIPLPDATAVARPVTSVTTAPGGFEGEGFPVRRAFAGIDLSSLDPFIHMDQMGEVNYAPGEPKGTPWHPHRGFETVTYMIDGIMEHKDSGGGGGSIGGGDTQWMTAGAGILHIEAPPEHLVQSGGLFHGVQLWVNLPRDNKMAAPRYQDITGNKVALLSSDDGGALVRVIAGEVAGHQGPGSTYTPIALTHITLAPGAALALPWNRDFNALVYVLAGSGSVGPDRRPLGMGQTAVLGRGDTIDLAASDRPDSRSESLEVFVLGGKPIREPVAMAGPFVMNTRSEVIQAFEDFQAGRLGSIPAEYARD from the coding sequence ATGCCCGCTGTAACTGTCGACAACATTCTTGCCCTCCCCCGCATACCCCTTCCCGACGCGACCGCCGTGGCCCGGCCGGTCACGTCCGTCACCACGGCCCCCGGAGGTTTCGAAGGTGAGGGATTTCCGGTTCGCCGGGCGTTCGCGGGTATCGACCTCTCTTCGCTCGACCCGTTCATCCACATGGATCAGATGGGCGAGGTGAATTACGCACCCGGTGAGCCGAAGGGAACTCCGTGGCACCCGCATCGCGGATTCGAAACGGTCACCTACATGATCGACGGGATCATGGAACACAAGGATTCCGGCGGCGGTGGCGGCAGCATCGGTGGCGGCGACACCCAGTGGATGACTGCGGGCGCTGGGATCCTGCACATCGAGGCGCCGCCCGAGCACCTCGTGCAATCCGGTGGCCTGTTCCACGGCGTGCAGCTCTGGGTCAATCTGCCCCGGGACAACAAGATGGCGGCGCCCCGCTACCAGGACATCACCGGGAACAAGGTCGCGTTGCTCTCCAGCGACGACGGCGGGGCTCTCGTTCGGGTCATCGCCGGTGAGGTCGCGGGCCATCAGGGGCCGGGATCGACGTACACGCCCATCGCACTGACCCACATCACGTTGGCGCCTGGTGCTGCATTGGCGCTGCCGTGGAACCGGGACTTCAATGCGCTGGTGTACGTCCTCGCCGGGTCCGGGTCCGTCGGCCCGGATCGTCGACCACTAGGTATGGGCCAGACTGCGGTATTGGGCCGCGGCGACACCATCGACCTTGCGGCATCCGATCGTCCGGACTCGAGGAGTGAATCCCTCGAGGTATTCGTGCTCGGCGGCAAGCCGATTCGTGAGCCCGTCGCGATGGCCGGACCGTTCGTCATGAACACCCGGTCCGAGGTCATCCAGGCGTTCGAGGACTTCCAGGCCGGGCGTCTCGGGTCCATACCCGCCGAATATGCGCGCGATTGA
- a CDS encoding xanthine dehydrogenase family protein molybdopterin-binding subunit: MQVSRRAFLTTLLLAPTLTVAVSPKAVAAPAVAGTDLGDVLILAGRPTEHLLVVLEVRTDGTVGLVLPRAEVGQGLTTSLAMLVAEELDIALDAVETSLADARPELLFNQMTGSSNSIRAMYWPIRHAAAGARARLIAAAALRFSVLPQEISLTGGILIAADGRTMGIGDVAVAAADPLLKVIPSEPKPSEEFRLIGTSTRRVDARAMVTGSFEYALDLDVPGAMPVVVRRAPSIGGEVADVDKGALAALPGVIDVAVIPTGVAVMAETFGQAIDAAAAARVTWTAGSVDAENDETIRARLRSAVEPFVTTGELTAEFDFAFVSHAAMETNSAVADVRSDSAEIWGSMQTPIIAKQVIARVLGMPVDAVIVHVVSGGGSFGRRLFFDAPLEAARISQAMGRKVRLMWTRVDDMRHGRARPASHHRFTVRTDRTDVSSFEHRIAAVATDFSHGFGEILTASGSGASGRSVFSRTVATPYAFGDVIETLREVNLPMNTGSWRSVFSATSRGAAEIVVDRTAAALGIDPVEFRRSRLADPRHRAVLDAVAAESDWGRQLPDGWAQGVGFHAEYRSCVAYVVDLDATDPGRPRVRRAVVAVDVGKVIDPSGLEAQMLGGLTDAISTTLSAGLHIDAGLPLEGSFSQFHFARQVDSPTDFRMIVIDGADQPGGAGELGVPAAVGAVANAYERATGETVRSFPIHFDTNFEPFPR; encoded by the coding sequence ATGCAGGTGAGCAGGCGAGCGTTCCTGACGACCCTGCTACTGGCGCCCACCCTGACCGTCGCCGTGTCGCCGAAGGCTGTGGCCGCGCCTGCAGTCGCAGGGACGGACCTCGGCGACGTTCTGATTCTCGCCGGCAGGCCGACGGAACACCTGTTGGTCGTACTCGAGGTTCGTACCGATGGCACCGTCGGACTCGTGCTTCCTCGGGCGGAGGTAGGGCAAGGGTTGACGACGTCGCTCGCCATGCTCGTCGCCGAGGAACTCGACATTGCTCTCGACGCCGTCGAGACCTCGCTGGCCGATGCAAGGCCCGAGTTGCTGTTCAATCAGATGACCGGCAGTTCCAACTCGATACGCGCGATGTACTGGCCCATTCGCCATGCCGCGGCAGGTGCCCGCGCGCGATTGATCGCTGCTGCGGCGCTGCGCTTTTCCGTGCTCCCGCAGGAGATTTCTCTCACGGGCGGGATCCTGATTGCCGCGGACGGGCGAACGATGGGGATCGGTGATGTCGCTGTCGCCGCCGCCGACCCATTGCTGAAAGTCATTCCCTCCGAACCGAAACCGTCGGAAGAGTTCCGTCTGATCGGCACATCCACCCGCCGTGTCGACGCTCGGGCGATGGTGACGGGTTCGTTCGAGTACGCACTCGATCTCGACGTTCCGGGTGCCATGCCGGTAGTGGTCAGGCGAGCGCCGTCGATCGGTGGCGAGGTGGCCGACGTGGACAAGGGCGCGCTCGCGGCGCTGCCCGGTGTGATCGACGTGGCCGTCATCCCGACCGGTGTCGCGGTGATGGCCGAAACCTTCGGGCAGGCAATCGATGCTGCAGCAGCAGCCCGCGTCACGTGGACGGCGGGCTCGGTCGATGCGGAGAACGACGAGACCATTCGTGCCCGGTTGCGTTCCGCTGTCGAGCCCTTCGTGACGACTGGCGAGCTGACCGCGGAGTTCGACTTCGCCTTCGTCTCACATGCTGCCATGGAGACCAATTCGGCTGTGGCAGATGTACGGTCGGATTCGGCCGAAATCTGGGGATCGATGCAGACTCCGATCATCGCCAAGCAAGTCATCGCCCGGGTGCTGGGAATGCCGGTCGACGCCGTCATCGTCCACGTCGTCAGCGGTGGTGGATCTTTCGGCCGACGCCTGTTCTTCGACGCGCCACTCGAAGCCGCGCGAATCTCCCAGGCGATGGGACGAAAGGTGCGGCTGATGTGGACGCGGGTCGACGACATGCGTCACGGCCGCGCGCGACCCGCCTCGCATCACCGATTCACGGTGCGGACCGACCGTACCGATGTGTCGTCTTTCGAGCATCGGATCGCCGCGGTGGCAACGGACTTCTCGCACGGATTCGGCGAGATTCTGACGGCATCGGGATCGGGAGCATCAGGGCGGTCGGTGTTCTCGCGGACGGTGGCCACGCCGTATGCGTTCGGTGACGTGATCGAAACCCTGCGCGAGGTGAACCTCCCGATGAATACCGGCAGCTGGCGTTCGGTGTTCTCCGCGACCAGTCGTGGGGCAGCGGAGATCGTCGTCGATCGAACAGCAGCCGCCCTCGGGATCGACCCCGTCGAGTTCCGGCGATCCCGCCTCGCCGACCCTCGCCACCGTGCAGTTCTCGATGCCGTTGCTGCCGAGAGTGATTGGGGAAGGCAATTGCCCGACGGTTGGGCACAAGGTGTCGGTTTTCATGCCGAGTACCGGTCCTGCGTCGCGTACGTCGTCGACCTCGACGCCACCGATCCCGGCCGGCCGCGGGTGCGACGCGCAGTCGTCGCCGTCGATGTCGGGAAGGTCATCGATCCTTCGGGACTGGAGGCACAGATGCTCGGTGGTCTCACCGACGCCATTTCGACGACGCTGTCAGCAGGCCTGCACATCGACGCGGGACTTCCACTCGAAGGAAGCTTCTCGCAGTTTCACTTTGCCCGACAGGTGGATTCGCCGACGGACTTCCGGATGATCGTCATCGACGGCGCGGATCAGCCGGGAGGGGCAGGGGAACTCGGTGTGCCTGCCGCTGTCGGAGCGGTCGCGAACGCCTACGAGCGTGCCACTGGCGAGACCGTCCGGTCGTTCCCGATCCATTTCGACACGAACTTCGAACCGTTCCCAAGATGA
- a CDS encoding (2Fe-2S)-binding protein translates to MHEFTVNGREVAVDAPDDLALLWVLRDKLGVRGPKYGCGIGVCRACTSHLDGAEIQPCITPVSEVGGREVTTIEGLADGDVLHPVQQAWLEEDVVQCGYCQPGQIMAAVALLERTTEPSDLDIDRIENVCRCGTYFRIRRAIRRAAEIARSAGERPEVDG, encoded by the coding sequence ATGCACGAATTCACGGTGAACGGTCGCGAGGTCGCCGTCGATGCTCCGGACGATCTGGCGTTGCTGTGGGTGCTGCGCGACAAACTCGGTGTACGAGGGCCCAAGTACGGCTGCGGAATCGGTGTGTGCCGAGCCTGCACCAGTCACCTCGACGGTGCGGAGATTCAGCCGTGTATCACCCCCGTGTCCGAAGTGGGAGGTCGCGAGGTCACGACCATCGAAGGACTCGCCGACGGTGATGTCCTCCACCCCGTGCAGCAGGCGTGGCTCGAAGAGGACGTCGTGCAGTGCGGCTATTGCCAGCCGGGCCAGATCATGGCTGCCGTCGCACTGCTCGAGCGTACGACAGAGCCGTCCGACCTCGACATCGACCGAATCGAGAACGTGTGTCGCTGCGGCACGTACTTTCGCATTCGGCGAGCAATCCGGCGGGCTGCAGAGATCGCCCGTTCAGCGGGTGAGCGTCCCGAGGTCGACGGGTAG
- a CDS encoding mycofactocin-coupled SDR family oxidoreductase, which produces MTTRFDGKVAFITGAARGQGRAEAIRLASEGADIIAMDICREFESTHYDGASSADLAETVAAVEALDRRIVATETDTRDFAAVETALRDGVAELGRLDVVVANAGICSAAMSWKITPEQWQETIDVNLTGTFFTVKAAVPILLEQGTGGSIVMTSSVAGLRGLPFLAHYAASKHGIVGLCRSMANELGQYGIRVNSIHPHGVETGMQPTDMMALLGEQGQTLGPIFMGSLPDPVSQPEDIAAAVAWLSSDEARHVTGIQLPVDLGTLTR; this is translated from the coding sequence ATGACGACACGGTTCGATGGCAAGGTCGCGTTCATCACGGGAGCTGCTCGGGGACAGGGGCGCGCCGAGGCAATCAGGCTCGCATCCGAGGGCGCCGACATCATCGCGATGGATATCTGCCGAGAGTTCGAGTCGACCCACTACGACGGTGCGAGCTCGGCGGACCTCGCCGAGACCGTGGCGGCCGTCGAAGCTCTCGATCGACGCATCGTGGCGACGGAAACCGACACTCGGGACTTCGCCGCAGTCGAGACGGCCCTCCGCGACGGCGTCGCAGAACTGGGACGCCTCGATGTCGTCGTCGCCAATGCCGGCATCTGCTCCGCCGCCATGTCATGGAAGATCACCCCGGAGCAGTGGCAGGAAACCATCGACGTCAATCTCACGGGCACGTTCTTCACCGTCAAGGCAGCGGTTCCGATTCTGCTCGAGCAGGGAACCGGCGGTTCGATCGTCATGACCAGTTCGGTGGCCGGGCTGCGTGGTCTGCCGTTTCTGGCGCACTACGCGGCGAGTAAGCATGGCATCGTCGGACTATGCCGGTCGATGGCCAACGAACTCGGCCAGTACGGAATCCGGGTCAACTCCATCCACCCACACGGTGTCGAGACGGGGATGCAACCGACCGACATGATGGCGCTCCTCGGTGAACAGGGCCAGACCCTCGGACCGATTTTCATGGGCTCGCTACCGGACCCGGTGAGCCAACCCGAGGACATAGCGGCAGCGGTGGCGTGGCTGTCATCCGACGAAGCGCGTCACGTCACGGGAATTCAGCTACCCGTCGACCTCGGGACGCTCACCCGCTGA
- a CDS encoding GtrA family protein, with translation MSSSVDTPSRAYTCGPRVCGPRIKARILGESVTAQFARFVIVGASSNALYAGLFVALATLGSFTANLIGIAASTVLANELHRRHTFHAAQRVGWFQTQWEAGGLALVGLALGTAALAAVHLLFPGASSLVQIVAVVAVSAATGALRFLALRGWVF, from the coding sequence GTGAGCAGTTCGGTGGATACGCCCTCGCGGGCCTATACGTGTGGTCCCCGTGTCTGTGGCCCGCGAATCAAGGCCCGGATCCTCGGTGAGTCTGTCACTGCGCAGTTCGCGCGCTTCGTTATCGTCGGTGCTTCCAGCAATGCCCTGTACGCGGGTCTGTTCGTAGCTCTTGCGACGCTCGGCTCGTTCACAGCCAACCTCATCGGCATCGCCGCCAGCACTGTCCTGGCAAACGAACTGCACAGGCGTCATACCTTTCATGCAGCGCAGCGCGTCGGCTGGTTCCAGACTCAATGGGAAGCCGGCGGTCTGGCACTCGTCGGACTCGCGCTCGGTACGGCAGCGCTCGCGGCGGTTCACCTTCTTTTCCCCGGCGCGTCCTCCCTTGTCCAGATCGTCGCGGTCGTCGCGGTCAGTGCTGCTACCGGAGCACTGCGGTTCCTTGCCCTGCGCGGCTGGGTGTTCTAG